One segment of Ziziphus jujuba cultivar Dongzao chromosome 12, ASM3175591v1 DNA contains the following:
- the LOC107428454 gene encoding probable LRR receptor-like serine/threonine-protein kinase At1g67720 isoform X2 gives MGLYFHHLFIFLFLVPSVVCQIKDFISIDCGGTSNYTDKSTGLIWISDVGIMSQGSSVEVENPQGNLVQYQRRREFPVDNKKYCYTLRTQERRRYLVRATFLYGSLKDEETYPKFQLYLDATQWSTVTIFDASRTYVNEMIIRAPSDSIDVCLCCATTGFPFISTVELRPLNLSMYATDFEDSFFLEVAARVNFGALTKDVLRYPDDPYDRFWDSDLDKRQNYLVGVAPGTERIQTSRNVETKFKEFPPVKVMQTAVVGTKERISYRLNLEGFPGNARAYAYFAEIEDLGPNETRKFKLEEPYIPDYSNAVVNIAENANGSYTLYEPSYMNVSLEFVLSFAFVKTPDSTRGPLLNAMEICKYVKIAAKTERQDLAVVNAFRFMSAASESSNEGDPCVPTHWDWVNCSSTVPLRITKIDLSGKDVKGAIPSEINNLDSLTELWLDGNSITGPLPDMSNLINLKILHLENNRLTGSLPSYLGSLPSLQELYIQNNSFSGEIPSGLLSGKVVFRYEDNPSLHKGTQSKNHVKLLVGTSVGVLVLVSVLFLGSLLLFRNIRKKASHGKGDEKGDSMRVSTKPSTPYSISRGGLLMDEGIACYFTLSELEEATNNFSRKIGKGSFGSVYYGKMKDEKEVAVKIMADSSSHGDQQFMTEVALLSRIHHRNLVPLIGYCEEENQRILVYEYMHNGTLRDHIHGINQKRLDWLARLRVAEDAAKGLEYLHTGCNPSIIHRDVKTSNILLDINMRAKVSDFGLSRQAEEDLTHISSVARGTVGYLDPEQDL, from the exons ATGGGTTTATATTTTCACCacctgtttatttttcttttccttgtacCTTCTGTTGTGTGCCAAATTAAAG ATTTTATCAGCATAGACTGTGGAGGTACCAGCAATTACACAGACAAAAGTACAGGTTTAATATGGATTTCAGACGTGGGAATCATGAGCCAGGGCTCATCAGTAGAGGTAGAAAATCCACAAGGAAACTTGGTGCAATATCAAAGACGCAGAGAGTTTCCAGTAGACAACAAGAAGTATTGCTACACTCTGAGAACCCAGGAGAGAAGGAGGTATCTAGTACGGGCAACATTTCTGTATGGAAGCCTGAAAGACGAAGAGACATACCCGAAATTCCAGCTCTATTTGGATGCGACTCAGTGGTCTACGGTGACCATATTTGATGCTTCAAGGACATATGTGAACGAAATGATTATCAGGGCACCGTCAGATTCCATTGATGTTTGCCTTTGCTGTGCAACAACTGGGTTTCCATTCATTTCCACTGTTGAACTTCGTCCTCTGAATCTTTCTATGtatgccacagattttgaggaTAGTTTCTTCTTGGAAGTAGCAGCTAGAGTAAACTTTGGTGCTCTAACCAAAGATGTCTTAAG gTACCCAGATGATCCTTATGACAGATTTTGGGATTCAGATCTTGATAAACGGCAAAATTATTTAGTAGGGGTCGCTCCTGGAACAGAGAGGATTCAAACTTCGAGAAATGTAGAAACAAAGTTTAAGGAATTCCCACCTGTTAAAGTAATGCAAACTGCCGTGGTTGGCACAAAAGAAAGGATTAGTTACAGATTGAATTTGGAAGGTTTTCCTGGAAATGCTCGAGCTTATGCATATTTTGCAGAAATTGAAGACTTGGGTCCAAATGAGACCAGGAAGTTCAAATTGGAGGAACCTTATATACCTGACTACAGTAATGCAGTTGTCAATATTGCTGAGAATGCCAATGGAAGCTACACTCTTTATGAACCCAGCTATATGAATGTGAGTTTGGAGTTTGTTCTCTCATTTGCCTTTGTTAAGACCCCGGATTCTACTCGAGGGCCGCTTCTAAATGCGATGgaaatatgtaaatatgtaAAGATTGCTGCAAAGACTGAAAGGCAAGATT TGGCTGTTGTCAACGCCTTTCGCTTCATGTCTGCTGCAAGTGAGTCTAGCAATGAAGGTGATCCTTGTGTTCCAACTCACTGGGATTGGGTGAATTGTAGCTCCACTGTACCACTGAGAATTACCAAAAT TGACCTCTCAGGAAAAGATGTGAAGGGTGCAATCCCATCTGAAATCAACAACTTGGATAGTTTGACAGAGTT ATGGTTGGATGGTAACTCTATTACAGGACCACTCCCTGACATGAGTAATCTTATCAATTTAAAGATCCT GCATCTAGAGAACAACAGATTGACTGGTTCTTTGCCTTCTTACCTGGGCAGTCTGCCAAGCTTACAAGAACT GTACATACAGAATAACTCTTTCAGCGGAGAGATTCCTTCAGGATTATTAAGTGGGAAAGTCGTTTTTAG ATATGAGGATAATCCCAGCCTACACAAGGGGACACAAAGTAAGAACCATGTTAAGCTCTTAGTTGGAACTTCAGTGGGGGTACTTGTGCTTGTATCAGTTCTATTCTTGGGAAGTTTGCTATTGTTTCGTAATATTCGGAAAAAAGCATCTCATGGAAAAGGTGATGAAAAAG GTGACTCTATGAGAGTCAGCACCAAGCCTTCAACTCCCTATTCAATTTCCAGAGGTGGGCTTTTGATGGATGAAGGCATAGCTTGCTACTTCACACTCTCTGAGCTGGAAGAAGCCACTAATAATTTTTCAAGGAAAATTGGCAAAGGAAGTTTTGGATCTGTTTATTATGGAAAGATGAAAGATGAAAAAGAGGTGGCCGTTAAGATCATGGCAGATTCATCTAGCCATGGGGACCAGCAATTTATGACTGAG GTAGCCCTCTTGTCAAGGATTCATCATAGGAATTTGGTTCCTTTAATTGGATACTGTGAAGAAGAAAATCAACGTATTCTTGTTTATGAGTATATGCACAATGGAACACTGAGGGATCACATACATG GTATCAACCAGAAGCGCTTAGACTGGCTAGCTCGCCTTCGTGTTGCTGAAGATGCAGCTAAAG GCCTTGAGTACTTACACACTGGATGCAACCCCAGTATCATCCACCGGGACGTGAAAACAAGCAATATTCTCCTTGACATCAATATGAGGGCAAAAGTGTCTGATTTTGGGCTGTCAAGGCAAGCTGAGGAAGATTTAACCCATATATCAAGTGTGGCACGAGGAACTGTAGGCTACCTAGACCCTGA GCAAGATCTTTAA
- the LOC107428454 gene encoding probable LRR receptor-like serine/threonine-protein kinase At1g67720 isoform X1, with translation MGLYFHHLFIFLFLVPSVVCQIKDFISIDCGGTSNYTDKSTGLIWISDVGIMSQGSSVEVENPQGNLVQYQRRREFPVDNKKYCYTLRTQERRRYLVRATFLYGSLKDEETYPKFQLYLDATQWSTVTIFDASRTYVNEMIIRAPSDSIDVCLCCATTGFPFISTVELRPLNLSMYATDFEDSFFLEVAARVNFGALTKDVLRYPDDPYDRFWDSDLDKRQNYLVGVAPGTERIQTSRNVETKFKEFPPVKVMQTAVVGTKERISYRLNLEGFPGNARAYAYFAEIEDLGPNETRKFKLEEPYIPDYSNAVVNIAENANGSYTLYEPSYMNVSLEFVLSFAFVKTPDSTRGPLLNAMEICKYVKIAAKTERQDLAVVNAFRFMSAASESSNEGDPCVPTHWDWVNCSSTVPLRITKIDLSGKDVKGAIPSEINNLDSLTELWLDGNSITGPLPDMSNLINLKILHLENNRLTGSLPSYLGSLPSLQELYIQNNSFSGEIPSGLLSGKVVFRYEDNPSLHKGTQSKNHVKLLVGTSVGVLVLVSVLFLGSLLLFRNIRKKASHGKGDEKGDSMRVSTKPSTPYSISRGGLLMDEGIACYFTLSELEEATNNFSRKIGKGSFGSVYYGKMKDEKEVAVKIMADSSSHGDQQFMTEVALLSRIHHRNLVPLIGYCEEENQRILVYEYMHNGTLRDHIHGINQKRLDWLARLRVAEDAAKGLEYLHTGCNPSIIHRDVKTSNILLDINMRAKVSDFGLSRQAEEDLTHISSVARGTVGYLDPEYYASQQLTEKSDVYSFGVVLLELISGRKAVSKEDYGAELNIVHWARSLIRKGDVISIIDPFIAGNVKTESIWRIAEVAIQCVEQHGVSRPRMQEIILAIQDAIKIERGTEGNEKLSSGSWKAQSSRKTLLTSFLEIESPDLSNGCLVPSAR, from the exons ATGGGTTTATATTTTCACCacctgtttatttttcttttccttgtacCTTCTGTTGTGTGCCAAATTAAAG ATTTTATCAGCATAGACTGTGGAGGTACCAGCAATTACACAGACAAAAGTACAGGTTTAATATGGATTTCAGACGTGGGAATCATGAGCCAGGGCTCATCAGTAGAGGTAGAAAATCCACAAGGAAACTTGGTGCAATATCAAAGACGCAGAGAGTTTCCAGTAGACAACAAGAAGTATTGCTACACTCTGAGAACCCAGGAGAGAAGGAGGTATCTAGTACGGGCAACATTTCTGTATGGAAGCCTGAAAGACGAAGAGACATACCCGAAATTCCAGCTCTATTTGGATGCGACTCAGTGGTCTACGGTGACCATATTTGATGCTTCAAGGACATATGTGAACGAAATGATTATCAGGGCACCGTCAGATTCCATTGATGTTTGCCTTTGCTGTGCAACAACTGGGTTTCCATTCATTTCCACTGTTGAACTTCGTCCTCTGAATCTTTCTATGtatgccacagattttgaggaTAGTTTCTTCTTGGAAGTAGCAGCTAGAGTAAACTTTGGTGCTCTAACCAAAGATGTCTTAAG gTACCCAGATGATCCTTATGACAGATTTTGGGATTCAGATCTTGATAAACGGCAAAATTATTTAGTAGGGGTCGCTCCTGGAACAGAGAGGATTCAAACTTCGAGAAATGTAGAAACAAAGTTTAAGGAATTCCCACCTGTTAAAGTAATGCAAACTGCCGTGGTTGGCACAAAAGAAAGGATTAGTTACAGATTGAATTTGGAAGGTTTTCCTGGAAATGCTCGAGCTTATGCATATTTTGCAGAAATTGAAGACTTGGGTCCAAATGAGACCAGGAAGTTCAAATTGGAGGAACCTTATATACCTGACTACAGTAATGCAGTTGTCAATATTGCTGAGAATGCCAATGGAAGCTACACTCTTTATGAACCCAGCTATATGAATGTGAGTTTGGAGTTTGTTCTCTCATTTGCCTTTGTTAAGACCCCGGATTCTACTCGAGGGCCGCTTCTAAATGCGATGgaaatatgtaaatatgtaAAGATTGCTGCAAAGACTGAAAGGCAAGATT TGGCTGTTGTCAACGCCTTTCGCTTCATGTCTGCTGCAAGTGAGTCTAGCAATGAAGGTGATCCTTGTGTTCCAACTCACTGGGATTGGGTGAATTGTAGCTCCACTGTACCACTGAGAATTACCAAAAT TGACCTCTCAGGAAAAGATGTGAAGGGTGCAATCCCATCTGAAATCAACAACTTGGATAGTTTGACAGAGTT ATGGTTGGATGGTAACTCTATTACAGGACCACTCCCTGACATGAGTAATCTTATCAATTTAAAGATCCT GCATCTAGAGAACAACAGATTGACTGGTTCTTTGCCTTCTTACCTGGGCAGTCTGCCAAGCTTACAAGAACT GTACATACAGAATAACTCTTTCAGCGGAGAGATTCCTTCAGGATTATTAAGTGGGAAAGTCGTTTTTAG ATATGAGGATAATCCCAGCCTACACAAGGGGACACAAAGTAAGAACCATGTTAAGCTCTTAGTTGGAACTTCAGTGGGGGTACTTGTGCTTGTATCAGTTCTATTCTTGGGAAGTTTGCTATTGTTTCGTAATATTCGGAAAAAAGCATCTCATGGAAAAGGTGATGAAAAAG GTGACTCTATGAGAGTCAGCACCAAGCCTTCAACTCCCTATTCAATTTCCAGAGGTGGGCTTTTGATGGATGAAGGCATAGCTTGCTACTTCACACTCTCTGAGCTGGAAGAAGCCACTAATAATTTTTCAAGGAAAATTGGCAAAGGAAGTTTTGGATCTGTTTATTATGGAAAGATGAAAGATGAAAAAGAGGTGGCCGTTAAGATCATGGCAGATTCATCTAGCCATGGGGACCAGCAATTTATGACTGAG GTAGCCCTCTTGTCAAGGATTCATCATAGGAATTTGGTTCCTTTAATTGGATACTGTGAAGAAGAAAATCAACGTATTCTTGTTTATGAGTATATGCACAATGGAACACTGAGGGATCACATACATG GTATCAACCAGAAGCGCTTAGACTGGCTAGCTCGCCTTCGTGTTGCTGAAGATGCAGCTAAAG GCCTTGAGTACTTACACACTGGATGCAACCCCAGTATCATCCACCGGGACGTGAAAACAAGCAATATTCTCCTTGACATCAATATGAGGGCAAAAGTGTCTGATTTTGGGCTGTCAAGGCAAGCTGAGGAAGATTTAACCCATATATCAAGTGTGGCACGAGGAACTGTAGGCTACCTAGACCCTGA GTACTATGCTAGTCAGCAACTGACTGAAAAAAGTGATGTCTATAGTTTTGGGGTTGTTCTACTTGAGCTGATTTCAGGAAGAAAGGCTGTCTCGAAAGAAGACTATGGTGCTGAATTGAACATTGTTCACTGG GCAAGATCTTTAATTCGAAAAGGGGATGTGATAAGCATCATAGATCCTTTTATAGCAGGAAATGTGAAAACAGAATCCATATGGAGAATTGCTGAAGTTGCAATCCAATGTGTTGAACAACATGGAGTTTCAAGACCAAGAATGCAGGAAATAATCTTGGCTATACAAGATGCTATCAAGATTGAGAGAGGAACTGAAGGCAATGAAAAATTATCTTCTGGTAGTTGGAAAGCACAGTCGTCTCGAAAAACTTTACTAACAAGCTTTCTTGAAATCGAGAGCCCTGACTTATCAAATGGTTGCTTAGTCCCATCTGCAAGATAA
- the LOC107428462 gene encoding E3 ubiquitin-protein ligase AIRP2, whose amino-acid sequence MEMMCYQLARSSYQDFLKVLEADVQYANSLAAAIPRGKGGARLQMKLVYNNLAPLFLFLLQWLDSSCTCLLPRYLNFFHILVYKVYTDGRPNISTHGRKATIKDFYAIILPSLERLHGDFEKLDDAKEGHSSIESSGKKMIMGEGGLANVDMEREDECGICLEPCTKMVLPNCCHAMCIKCYRNWNTKSESCPFCRGNIKRVNSEDLWVLTCNDDVVDTETVSEEDLLRFYLYINSLPKDHPDSLFFVYYEYLI is encoded by the exons atggagatgatgTGTTACCAGCTGGCTAGGTCTTCGTACCAGGACTTTTTGAAAGTTCTGGAGGCAGATGTTCAGTATGCCAATTCTCT TGCTGCTGCAATTCCGAGAGGAAAGGGTGGAGCACGTCTTCAAATGAAATTGGTTTATAACAATTTGGCtcccttgtttttatttttgttgcaatgGTTGGATAGCTCTTGCACATGTCTACTTCCGAGATACCTAAATTTTTTCCACATACTTGTTTACAAG GTGTACACAGATGGAAGGCCAAATATTTCCACTCATGGAAGGAAGGCAACTATCAAGGATTTCTATG CTATTATATTGCCATCCCTTGAAAGGCTCCATGGAGACTTTGAGAAGTTGGATGATGCTAAAGAAGGGCATTCAAGCATTGAGAGTTCTGGCAAGAAGATGATCATGGGAGAAGGTGGTCTTGCAAATGTTGATATGGAGAGGGAAGATGAATGTGGGATTTGCTTGGAGCCTTGCACCAAGATGGTCTTGCCTAATTGCTGTCATGCTATGTGCATCAAATGCTACCGGAATTG GAACACAAAGTCAGAATCCTGCCCTTTTTGCCGTGGTAACATAAAGAGAGTTAATTCAGAAGACTTATGGGTGCTCACTTGTAACGACGATGTGGTCGATACTGAAACGGTTTCGGAGGAGGACTTGTTGCGCTTCTACCTCTACATCAACAGCCTTCCAAAAGATCACCCGGATTCCCTTTTCTTTGTTTACTATGAGTATCTAATTTga
- the LOC107428492 gene encoding GDSL esterase/lipase At3g48460, with protein MPSSNYLFIHVVILIFFLSFSFSLAHNKSRKSIPSPRQNNNVDYKGCFSKIYAFGDSYTDTGNAHSIGGLKSFLGHAFASRSFYGSTTNLPGHRLCNGKLVIDFLCESLSIPHLPSYELGTSFSNGANFAIAGSTLLSTDFFGHLKRSHSLMWKRNPVSIKTQIDWFNKFLIDVECKSRGENECKVNMNDTLFWIGEMGGNDYARIYGSPIASRLLTEVAVGNICSFLTTLLDKGAKYVVIQGLPPTGCLPLDMSLCQLTDRDQMGCSASANSVIRAHNELLQKRLIEIQNKRSDCMIVYADYWNAYQTILNNHKKYQFEEPFKACCGAGQGAFNFDLDTLCGSAGSTTCRDPNKYINWDGVHLTEAMHRNLADLFFHQGYCKPSFDQLIRKKKGIQ; from the exons ATGCCGAGCTCAAATTACTTATTCATTCATGTAGTAATCCTCATTTTCTTcctatctttctctttctcactTGCTCACAACAAAAGCCGCAAGAGCATTCCATCTCCCAGACAGAACAATAATGTTGATTACAAAGGTTGTTTCTCAAAAATCTATGCTTTTGGAGACTCCTATACTGACACTGGCAATGCTCACTCCATAGGTGGCCTCAAATCCTTTCTTGGTCATGCATTTGCCTCAAGATCATTCTATGGTTCAACAACTAATTTGCCTGGCCATAGACTTTGTAATGGAAAATTGGTCATTGATTTCCTATGTGAATCTCTCTCCATACCCCATTTGCCATCTTATGAGTTAGGCACTTCCTTCTCCAATGGTGCAAACTTTGCCATCGCCGGATCAACGCTTCTTTCCACCGACTTCTTTGGCCATCTCAAAAGGAGTCACTCCCTCATGTGGAAACGAAACCCAGTGAGTATCAAGACTCAGATAGATTGGTTCAACAAGTTTCTTATAGATGTTGAATGCAAGTCAAGGGGAGAAAATGAATGCAAAGTCAATATGAATGACACTTTATTCTGGATTGGAGAGATGGGAGGCAATGACTATGCTCGCATATATGGATCTCCAATTGCCTCTCGGCTACTAACCGAGGTAGCTGTTGGTAATATCTGCTCATTTCTAACG ACATTGTTGGACAAAGGAGCCAAATATGTAGTGATTCAAGGGCTACCCCCAACAGGTTGTCTTCCATTAGACATGTCTTTGTGTCAATTGACAGACCGTGATCAAATGGGTTGTTCAGCAAGTGCAAACTCCGTGATAAGAGCTCATAATGAGCTTCTCCAGAAGAGGTTGAtagaaattcaaaataaacGCAGTGATTGTATGATTGTATATGCTGATTACTGGAACGCTTACCAAACCATTTTGAATAATCATAAAAAGTACCAATTCGAAGAGCCATTCAAAGCATGCTGTGGAGCTGGGCAAGGAGCttttaactttgatttggaTACCCTTTGTGGATCTGCTGGTTCAACAACCTGCAGAGACCCCAACAAATACATTAACTGGGATGGTGTTCACCTCACGGAAGCCATGCACCGAAACCTTGCTGATCTCTTCTTCCACCAAGGCTACTGCAAGCCTTCATTCGATCAGCTGATTCGAAAGAAGAAAGGCATACAGTGA